From the Deinococcus arcticus genome, one window contains:
- a CDS encoding DEAD/DEAH box helicase, whose product MNIFEFRQDVIRQYQSYVSSFVHIRDRDIRAYVDAQMQSGVFWPDPLAQLNPNFTPGGSVSELVGEGTLHPTCADLFAAGEPRAALNLHAHQRAAIQLARQGQSYVVTTGTGSGKSLTYILPIVDHVLRRGSGRGVQAIVVYPMNALANSQMEELTKFLGEAGPVTFQRYTGQEDREEKDRIISNPPDILLTNYMMLELILTRQDEAALVRAAEGVQFIVFDELHTYRGRQGADVALLIRRLRERLRAPEAVCVGTSATMSSSPVYAERQAAVAQVASRIFGVDITPQQVIGETLERVTSGVPSVTQLRDVAAQPVPATFEAFIQDALVVWLENRVGLRWDDAAGRFDRQPPQAVAGDAGLAAQLAAETGLLPAQCLEALQGRLLAGNALRHPATGRPVFAFRLHQFISKAATVYAPLLPPSERLEHLTLRGQLYAPNSGRSLRLYPLEFCRNCGQEYYSVRKVEDHGTGRWTFVARGGDVRQESTPDDGYLFVGDAPWPSAEEEMMPRLPEGWVEEKNGTLRVKSSRRKQLPRPLRVSGAGETGDGTGVQAAFIEGEFRFCLCCGVSYLGRTGKLTKLATLSSEGRSTATTLLSMAAVQGLRKSDLRNTARKILSFTDNRQDASLQAGHFNDFVFVASLRAGLARALKVGPLTLEDVARKVFAALELDLASFASDPNVRFGERERTLKTAHNLIGYALYTDLAEGRRLTLPNLEGVDLVRFEYPFLREVCEAQDLWERTHPALAVVRHGVVAARERAARALLDWMRQNLAIKAPYLDAEYLNAVVLNLGLIREDSPLYLPAEEAQNLTTARRVVLGTATRDEGRDLTRLSLSAQGAVGRYLTRPETLAWSQNLTRGDVDAILQDLLGALSEFIEQVEPGAYQLKGTSFTWHAGPGTEPSMDALRVVRPAGSDAPRVNAFFLSLYQQPASEFVGLHGAEHTAQIRAEEREKREEDFRAGTLPAMFCSPTMELGVDISDLNVVHLRNVPPTPANYAQRSGRAGRSGQPALVMTYATTGNNHDQYFFRRPGLMVGGSVSTPRIELGNEALVRSHVHAIWLSETGQKLPPSVAELLDVNGDEPSLTLLPDLLTPFQDEGVGRRTLDRARQLIAGLGVDLTHTGWYSEEWLAYTVRHAGREFDRACDRWRGLYRSALSQLHLNNAVLADAGKRHLQEQARRLHAEANTQLGLLRSPEGELSDFYTYRYLASEGFLPGYNFARLPLSAFIPGRRGAKGRNDSYLSRPRFLALSEFGPNAIVYHNGAKYEAHKVIVPARGETSELPTVSAQRCEACGYLHHGAAAAARDVCENCSATLAPPRPNLFRMTSVATRRRERIGSDEEERRRIGFDIKSGLRFATRGGQADRVPVVARTEKDALLNLTYGDGATLWRINYGWRNRENKQELGFLFDPETSQWLSAVGYERKVKAAGGRDVPVQRVIPYVEDTRNALLIEPGASMDASGLATLQSALKNAIQLTYQLEDSELAAELLPDSFQPRQILLYEASEGGAGVLQDLVFRSGALADVAGAALNLLHFDPLTGEDQGHAPHATERCEAACYDCLMTYGNQTFHDLLDRFLVRDLLRALQGARVTVQESADTHFSDLLAQCGSDLEREWLHFLQGQGRRLPSHAQLLVPDHYARPDFAYAAHSALVFIDGPHHDGPGQSARDARVREDLELAGYTIISFTYDRSTWPAHLARYAFVFGEG is encoded by the coding sequence GCAGTGGCCGGGGCGTGCAGGCCATCGTGGTGTACCCCATGAACGCCCTGGCGAACAGCCAGATGGAGGAACTTACCAAATTCCTCGGCGAAGCGGGCCCAGTGACATTCCAGCGGTACACCGGGCAGGAGGACCGGGAGGAGAAAGACCGCATCATCTCGAACCCACCGGACATCCTGCTGACGAACTACATGATGCTCGAGCTTATCCTGACCCGTCAGGACGAAGCGGCTCTGGTGCGCGCGGCAGAAGGTGTGCAGTTCATCGTGTTCGACGAACTGCACACCTACCGGGGCCGGCAGGGTGCGGACGTCGCCCTGCTGATCCGGCGGTTGCGGGAGCGTCTGCGCGCGCCTGAAGCAGTCTGTGTTGGGACAAGCGCGACCATGTCTTCCAGTCCGGTGTACGCGGAACGTCAAGCGGCCGTGGCGCAGGTCGCTTCGCGGATCTTCGGGGTAGACATCACGCCCCAACAGGTGATCGGGGAGACGTTGGAGCGCGTCACGTCGGGCGTGCCCTCAGTGACACAGCTGCGTGACGTGGCCGCGCAGCCGGTGCCCGCCACGTTCGAGGCGTTCATTCAGGACGCCCTGGTGGTGTGGCTGGAAAACCGGGTGGGGCTCCGTTGGGATGACGCTGCGGGGCGGTTTGACCGTCAGCCCCCGCAGGCGGTTGCGGGGGATGCTGGCCTGGCGGCACAGCTGGCGGCCGAGACGGGACTGCTCCCCGCGCAGTGCCTGGAGGCATTGCAGGGCCGCCTGCTGGCGGGGAACGCCTTGCGCCACCCGGCGACGGGGCGGCCTGTCTTCGCGTTCCGCCTGCACCAGTTCATCAGCAAGGCCGCGACCGTGTACGCCCCGCTGCTGCCTCCATCAGAGCGGCTGGAGCACCTCACCCTGCGGGGGCAGCTGTACGCGCCCAACAGCGGACGCTCCCTGCGGCTGTACCCGCTGGAATTCTGCCGAAACTGCGGTCAGGAGTACTACTCGGTCCGGAAGGTCGAGGACCACGGCACGGGGCGGTGGACGTTCGTGGCGCGTGGCGGGGACGTCCGGCAGGAGAGCACGCCGGACGACGGGTACCTGTTCGTCGGGGACGCCCCGTGGCCTTCTGCCGAGGAAGAGATGATGCCCCGCCTGCCGGAAGGCTGGGTGGAGGAAAAGAACGGCACGCTCCGCGTGAAGTCGAGCCGGCGCAAGCAATTGCCGCGCCCCCTTCGCGTTTCGGGGGCAGGCGAAACTGGAGATGGCACGGGCGTCCAGGCGGCCTTCATCGAGGGGGAGTTCCGCTTCTGCCTGTGCTGCGGCGTGAGTTACTTGGGCCGCACCGGAAAGCTCACGAAACTCGCCACGCTCAGCAGTGAAGGCCGGTCCACGGCCACGACGCTGCTCAGCATGGCGGCCGTGCAGGGGCTGCGCAAATCCGACCTGCGGAACACCGCCCGCAAGATCCTGTCGTTCACCGATAACCGCCAGGACGCTTCGCTGCAAGCCGGGCACTTCAATGACTTCGTCTTTGTGGCCTCCCTGCGCGCGGGCCTCGCCCGCGCCCTGAAGGTTGGACCGCTCACCCTCGAGGACGTGGCCAGGAAGGTTTTTGCCGCGTTGGAACTCGACTTGGCCAGTTTCGCGAGTGATCCGAACGTCCGCTTCGGAGAGCGGGAGCGCACACTGAAAACCGCACACAACCTGATTGGGTACGCGCTCTACACGGACCTCGCCGAGGGGCGGCGGCTGACCCTGCCCAACCTCGAAGGGGTGGACCTCGTGCGCTTCGAGTACCCCTTCCTGCGCGAGGTGTGCGAGGCGCAGGATCTCTGGGAGCGGACGCACCCGGCCCTGGCGGTGGTGCGTCACGGCGTCGTGGCCGCCCGCGAACGCGCGGCGCGGGCGCTGCTGGACTGGATGCGCCAGAACCTCGCGATCAAGGCGCCGTATCTCGACGCGGAGTACCTGAACGCCGTGGTCCTCAACCTCGGCCTGATCCGTGAGGACAGCCCGCTCTATCTGCCCGCCGAAGAGGCCCAGAACCTGACCACCGCGCGCCGGGTGGTGCTGGGAACGGCCACTCGGGATGAGGGACGCGATCTCACGCGGCTCTCCCTCAGTGCCCAGGGGGCCGTCGGCCGATACCTGACCCGCCCGGAAACGCTGGCCTGGAGCCAAAACCTCACACGGGGCGACGTTGACGCCATTCTGCAGGATTTGTTAGGCGCCCTGTCGGAATTCATTGAGCAGGTCGAGCCGGGGGCGTACCAGCTCAAGGGCACCTCGTTCACCTGGCATGCCGGTCCTGGCACGGAGCCCTCCATGGACGCCCTGCGGGTCGTCCGGCCAGCAGGCAGTGACGCGCCGCGGGTAAACGCGTTCTTCCTGTCGCTGTACCAGCAGCCAGCTTCGGAATTTGTGGGCCTGCACGGCGCGGAGCACACGGCGCAGATCCGCGCGGAGGAGCGCGAGAAACGCGAGGAGGACTTCCGCGCTGGGACGCTGCCCGCCATGTTCTGCTCGCCCACAATGGAACTTGGGGTGGACATCAGTGACCTGAACGTCGTGCACCTGCGCAACGTGCCGCCCACGCCCGCGAACTACGCGCAGCGGTCAGGCCGCGCGGGGCGCAGCGGGCAGCCGGCGCTGGTGATGACGTACGCCACCACCGGGAACAACCACGACCAGTACTTCTTCCGCCGCCCGGGGCTGATGGTGGGCGGAAGCGTGTCCACGCCCCGGATTGAACTGGGCAACGAGGCCCTCGTCCGCTCGCATGTCCATGCGATCTGGCTCTCGGAGACGGGACAGAAACTGCCGCCGTCCGTGGCCGAACTGCTGGACGTCAACGGTGATGAGCCAAGCTTGACCCTGCTGCCGGATCTGCTCACGCCCTTTCAGGATGAGGGCGTGGGGCGGCGTACCCTGGACCGGGCGCGGCAGCTCATCGCTGGCCTGGGGGTCGATCTCACGCATACCGGCTGGTACAGCGAGGAGTGGCTGGCCTATACCGTCCGGCACGCCGGGCGGGAGTTCGACCGGGCGTGCGACCGCTGGCGGGGCCTGTACCGCAGCGCCCTGTCGCAGCTGCATCTGAACAACGCGGTGCTTGCCGACGCCGGGAAACGTCACCTGCAGGAGCAGGCGCGGCGGCTTCATGCCGAGGCGAACACGCAGCTCGGGCTGCTGCGCAGCCCGGAAGGTGAGCTTTCGGACTTCTACACCTACCGCTACCTGGCGTCGGAAGGCTTCCTGCCCGGGTACAACTTCGCGCGCCTGCCCCTTTCCGCCTTCATTCCTGGACGGCGCGGCGCCAAAGGACGGAACGACAGTTACCTGTCCCGGCCGCGCTTCCTGGCCCTGTCCGAGTTCGGGCCGAACGCCATCGTGTACCACAACGGCGCGAAGTACGAGGCACACAAGGTCATTGTGCCCGCGCGAGGGGAGACGAGTGAACTCCCGACCGTCAGCGCCCAGCGCTGTGAGGCGTGCGGGTACCTGCATCACGGCGCCGCCGCGGCCGCGCGGGACGTGTGCGAGAACTGCAGCGCGACCCTCGCGCCGCCGCGCCCGAACCTGTTCCGGATGACGTCCGTCGCCACGCGCCGCCGCGAACGCATCGGCAGTGACGAGGAGGAGCGCCGCCGGATCGGCTTTGACATCAAAAGCGGCCTGCGCTTCGCCACGCGCGGTGGGCAGGCCGACCGTGTCCCGGTCGTGGCCCGGACGGAAAAAGACGCCCTCCTCAACCTCACGTACGGGGACGGCGCGACGCTGTGGCGCATCAACTACGGCTGGCGCAACCGCGAGAACAAGCAGGAGCTGGGCTTCCTGTTCGACCCGGAAACATCCCAGTGGCTGAGCGCCGTCGGCTACGAGCGCAAGGTCAAGGCGGCCGGCGGCCGGGACGTGCCGGTGCAGCGCGTGATTCCGTACGTGGAAGACACCCGCAACGCCCTGCTCATCGAGCCGGGGGCGTCCATGGACGCCTCCGGCCTGGCGACCCTGCAAAGCGCCCTGAAAAACGCCATCCAGCTCACCTACCAGCTTGAGGACAGTGAACTCGCCGCTGAACTCCTCCCAGACAGCTTTCAGCCGAGGCAGATCCTGCTGTACGAGGCGTCCGAGGGGGGCGCCGGGGTGCTGCAGGACCTGGTGTTCCGTTCTGGGGCGCTCGCGGACGTCGCCGGCGCAGCGCTGAACCTGCTGCACTTCGACCCGTTGACCGGTGAGGACCAGGGGCACGCCCCGCACGCCACAGAACGGTGCGAGGCCGCCTGCTACGACTGCCTGATGACCTACGGCAACCAGACCTTCCACGACCTGCTGGACCGCTTTCTGGTTAGGGACCTGCTCCGTGCCCTGCAAGGGGCGCGGGTCACGGTTCAGGAGAGCGCCGACACCCACTTCAGTGACCTGCTCGCGCAGTGCGGCAGTGACCTGGAGCGTGAGTGGCTGCACTTCCTGCAGGGCCAGGGGCGGCGCCTGCCGTCACACGCGCAGCTGCTCGTGCCGGACCACTATGCCCGGCCGGACTTCGCGTACGCGGCGCACTCAGCCCTGGTGTTCATCGACGGTCCGCACCACGACGGGCCAGGGCAATCGGCGCGGGACGCCCGGGTTCGCGAGGACCTGGAGCTCGCCGGCTACACCATTATTTCATTCACGTACGACCGAAGCACCTGGCCGGCGCACCTGGCCCGGTACGCGTTCGTCTTTGGGGAAGGCTAA